Within Deltaproteobacteria bacterium, the genomic segment ATCGTTCTGCAGCTGTGCGTATTCCGGTTTATACTGAGAACCCCAAAACCAAAAGAATTGAATTCAGACCACCGGATAATTCCTGCAATCCTTATTTGGCCTTTGCCGCAATGCTTATGGCAGGAATAGACGGAATACAGAACAAGATTAGTCCGGGCGACCCGCTTGACAAGGATATATACGGTCTCTCTCCAGAGGAACTTTCAAAGGTTCCATCTGCCTGCGGCTCTCTTGAAGAGGCATTGAACGCCCTTAAAAAAGACCACGAATTTTTATTAAAAGGCGATGTGTTTACGCAGGATGTCCTTGATACATGGATAGAGTATAAGATGGATAAAGAGGTGAACCCTGTAAAGTTAAGACCTGTGCCGCATGAGTTTGCCTTGTATTTTGACTGCTGATGATTGTGCAGAAAACAAAAAATGGGACGGAACGACGTCCCATTTTCCCTGTGCGGGTTTCATATAAACCCGTATGTCAGAAAGATGATGCAAATACCAACAAATGACACAGTAGTTATGTGCATTATCTTTACTGTCTTGTAAATCATATCTCTATTTGGGTTGCGCCCCTTATCTCCAATCACGGGCTTTTTGACAAGTTCTCCGAAGTAATAATTGTCCCCGCCCAACTGGCAGTTTAATGCACCTGCTGCCGCTGCCTCTGGATAACCTGCATTAGGGCTTGTATGTTTTCTGGCATCACGACAGACTATCCTTGCTGAATTCCTCCAGTCAAATCTCAAGATGAGGCTTGCAACAATCATTAAAAATGCTGTAAGCCTTGCAGGTATAAAATTGGCAATATCATCCACCCTTGCAGAAAACCACCCGAAGTTTTTGTATCTTTCGTTTTTGTAACCGACCATTGAGTCAAGGGTATTCACTGCCTTGTATGCAAGCGCAAGTGCGGGACCTCCTATGGCAAGGTATAAGAGCGGGGCAATAATACCATCAGATGTATTTTCTGAAACCGTCTCAATAACAGCACGATAGATTTCTTCTTCAGATAAATTTTGGGTATCCCTGCCGACAATGTTCTTTAGTCTTTTTCTTGCCTCATCAATTGAAATATTCTCAAGTGCATGGATTACAGAATATGCCTCCTGATGCAAAGACTTTATGGAAAGTGTTGTATATGCGAGAAAGACAGAAAAAAGGCTGAAGGCGAAAGGCGAAAGGCGAAAGGCAATATACAATAAGAGCCATGTAGAACCAAATACAGTTCCAACAACAATAATAAACAGAAAAACGCCGCCAATCTTTTCATCTGCCGGGGTTTTTACAATTTGCCTTATTCTGTTTTCAAGGAATGTAATATATCTTCCAATCCACC encodes:
- the cobD gene encoding cobalamin biosynthesis protein CobD, which gives rise to MYDSWYLLIILAYLLDLAIGDPKWLPHPIRWIGRYITFLENRIRQIVKTPADEKIGGVFLFIIVVGTVFGSTWLLLYIAFRLSPFAFSLFSVFLAYTTLSIKSLHQEAYSVIHALENISIDEARKRLKNIVGRDTQNLSEEEIYRAVIETVSENTSDGIIAPLLYLAIGGPALALAYKAVNTLDSMVGYKNERYKNFGWFSARVDDIANFIPARLTAFLMIVASLILRFDWRNSARIVCRDARKHTSPNAGYPEAAAAGALNCQLGGDNYYFGELVKKPVIGDKGRNPNRDMIYKTVKIMHITTVSFVGICIIFLTYGFI
- the glnA gene encoding glutamine synthetase (forms a homododecamer; forms glutamine from ammonia and glutamate with the conversion of ATP to ADP and phosphate; also functions in the assimilation of ammonia; highly regulated protein controlled by the addition/removal of adenylyl groups by adenylyltransferase from specific tyrosine residues; addition of adenylyl groups results in inactivation of the enzyme), with product RSAAVRIPVYTENPKTKRIEFRPPDNSCNPYLAFAAMLMAGIDGIQNKISPGDPLDKDIYGLSPEELSKVPSACGSLEEALNALKKDHEFLLKGDVFTQDVLDTWIEYKMDKEVNPVKLRPVPHEFALYFDC